The nucleotide sequence TCCCAAACTTAATAAGATTGTAAAGCCTGAAAATAACAGCTATAAAACACAGCATGATAAAGAAGGAAGCGAAAGAAGATCTGGAAGCTGTGAACATCAAACTTCCCATCGCACATAGCATCACTAAAATAAAAAACCATGATTGTTCTCTCTTTGAGGTGAGAAATCCAATAAGAGCCACTGAAAATCCTAATAAACAAGAACTGGCCAAATCCAATGGATCTGAGAAAAATGATGCCAAGCGCATCCCCGTCGTTTGAGTCTCAAATGTCCAAGTAAGCCCATAATTTCCAGAAGGTTCAACATTATTGATGGCCTGATTATAAAGAGCATAGCCACTAATGTTTTGGAAATGGATATGGGCGACTTTTTCGAAAATATTCAGTCCAAAGGCCAAAATAAATATGCCCATTAACATCACAAATACCGAACGGTATTCCCGGTCAGCAAGCGAGGTATTTCTCCCGAGGAAAAACATAAGGCCCATAATCAGGACATTTTTGAAGTATTTGGCTTTTGTAATGAAATCAGCTTCACCTACAGGCAAAATCAAAAACAGAAAACATAAACCGTAAAAGCTCAAAAACAACTTGTCGATCAATTGGATCCTGAATCTATACTCGAAGACGTTTCGCTGGTAAAGAACATAAGATCCCAATGTGAGCAACAGCACTGCTTCCTTCAAATATTGAAATAAATTGACAAGAAAGACAGAT is from Echinicola marina and encodes:
- a CDS encoding O-antigen ligase family protein; amino-acid sequence: MSITIDRIVFKGKWEWAIFFFILYLPFYISILSIVYQATGSVFLVNLFQYLKEAVLLLTLGSYVLYQRNVFEYRFRIQLIDKLFLSFYGLCFLFLILPVGEADFITKAKYFKNVLIMGLMFFLGRNTSLADREYRSVFVMLMGIFILAFGLNIFEKVAHIHFQNISGYALYNQAINNVEPSGNYGLTWTFETQTTGMRLASFFSDPLDLASSCLLGFSVALIGFLTSKREQSWFFILVMLCAMGSLMFTASRSSFASFFIMLCFIAVIFRLYNLIKFGIGLFVIFVIYVIGYASDEFYYFVLDTITFENASSVGHLLAWIEAFNQMVIAPFGSGLATSGNATGVTDDLRIGGENQYLIFGVQLGVLGMLLYIAILVVGIWVSVRAFRKTDNIHLARIAFVAATVKVGLLLPLFTANAELFAFVSWVSWWMVGLSVKTYGKCISDGNLPVLTSQ